A portion of the Tachyglossus aculeatus isolate mTacAcu1 chromosome 24, mTacAcu1.pri, whole genome shotgun sequence genome contains these proteins:
- the SON gene encoding protein SON isoform X1, producing MAANIEQIFRSFVVSKFREIQQELSSGRVEGQLNGETSPPVEGNPSGDEAACARNLPNEEIVQKIEEVLTGVLDTELRCKPDVKEASRKSRCVSVQTDPTDEIPTKKAKKHKKHKNKKKKKKKEKEKEKKYKRQPEDSKPKLQVHHAGEPGVESDPYLKFDSESPVMAPAHSGKALGLPEPPAEPAMAPGLSEPLPGPLEAPEATMEVSEPPLKEGTKSSATTTEPSEPPVPGTPGFLWAEHLEPRPAELAAAATPRLSELHGTISLEQYASPVPKPPEPTPEERMTEGPAPPALEPSESLETAPETPLEALPGPSVGTPEQLPGVVTLEFPEPPAAATPQELAEPPAGSGPEALGPPATTALEPPGPPAVAVPEWVGPPATVALEWAGPPLTQALELPGPPATTVLELAGFPATRAPGSPEPPVTREPGSPEPPVMMELGSPEPPAMMEVGSPEPPAMTEPPAVLGAPGLPATAALGSPGSPATTALGSPGPPATPALESSLYTPVLPMSVETSQEVPEPPATAPASAQESPGLPSAATAGLELPGQPWEPVGGSESPGPPSAPAAWQPSAAVAGLESPGQPPATTAGPELPGLPAAPTGLEAAGQPEAAAGLEAPGPPAVTTTAPELPGPPAVTTTAPELPGPPAVTTTALEASGLPAATTAGALVLELPGQPSAVAAAAATTSEPTAMTLSESPEPPETTALESYCTVAQVLPATLVGETSASVAVDSMMATESHMLVSNTLESHMLASSSMDSHMLASSTMDSQMLASSTMDSQMLASSTMDSQMLASSTMDSQMLASSTMDSQMLASGAMSSHMLATSSMSSQMLATSSMDSQMLATSSMDSQMLATSSMDSQMLATSSMDSQMLATSSMDTQMLASSSMDSQMLASSSMDPQMLASGTMDPQMLASGTMDAHMLASGTMDAHMLASGAMDSQMLASSTPESSMLGSSRLAQDPYRLAQDPYRLAQDPYRLAQDAYRLGHDPYRVGHDPYRLAPDPYRMAARPYRLSSRPYRMVPRPYRLAPRPLLSAYRRSMMMSYAADRSMMSPYERSMMSAYERSMMSPMAERSMMSAYERSMMSAYERSMMSPMAERSMMSAYERSMMSAYERSMMSPMSADRSMSSYAAADRSMMSSYAAADRSMMSSYADRSMMSSYADRSMMSYAESYADSYMVPPLPPEEPPTMPPLPPEEPPMTPPLPPEEPPEGAELAAEGLALTAEMQALPAEGLAGAEMPPLPAEELASTEARAFAAEGPAEAALAPEGPVTEMLAFATEGSVYPTSTEGPALPAEMPPLPPESPVPTERPPLPPEGSLLPTEPPPLPTEPPEMPPLPTEGPPPAEMPPLPAEEPAPPTEMPPLPAEGPEMPPLPAEGPEMPPLPAEGPEMPPLPSEAPGLPSEMPPLPSEGSGLSAGMPPLPPEAPALPIEMPSWPTAGPPALPSEGPALPPKELTWQELTSPPEPPPLPAECSEYPSLPPQPSGEAPELPVPSSGPTGAVREPRSPTTSGAPESDGPPPPPESTVQVPQTTSGSPELSLASQTAGPEGEAPVSAPEPAVAPGPLEASEPGEGSGPVLRAPEPATASSSETPVRGTDSASSGAGDFTAETGQSADGEGLPLPVQSREELCASESLSLAGGPCGPATSEANAPLAAQETEHGAISTTCAEAVSEAHAPKSFPAGEAGEPGESLAISSSVVDGAGPVVAAGPRVDKAGEAGAPVPETEPAPAGEAGPEEPLPSQEIENDMVISTSPAGGSEIDIELPLPPKDVDAEALPADGQPAEPAAAVGGLPSAKEPADGPAVASSSSDCCGAEAPAPPPAPPGERDSVFGLGAGDFNELELMRPLLPKDMERAAALAASVGFLGAGVSGPLPPVPMGPSLPERADESSSSDEKDDYEIFVKVKDTHEKSKRHKSRDKGEKESKKSKKSRSRSHSKSKKRKRSSRSDSASREATSKRGRSRSRNHSSSRKKHSTTDNKSRSRSVDKKESLESSLRSRSKRSKSSEHKSRRRASESRSRARKKSSKSKSPHRSQSRSRSRSRRRRRSSRSRSKSRGRRSSSKEKRRRSPKARSKSRERKRKRSSSKENRKAGRARSRSPSPGRRRRSRSAGRRRSPSPSPARRSRSRSRSRSPARRSRRSRSPPRRRSFSISPVRLRRSRTPLRRRFSRSPLRRKRSRSSERGRSPPKRLTDLDKAQLLEIAKANAAAMCAKAGVPLPPSLKPAAPPPTVEEKVAKKSGGATIEELTEKCKQIAQSKEDDDEIVNKPHVSDEEEEERPFYHHPFKLNEPKPIFFNLNIAAAKPTPPKNQVTLTKEFPVSSGSQHRKKEADSVYGEWVPVEKDGEESKDDDNVFSSNLPTEPVDISTAMSERALAQKRLTENAFDLEAMSMLNRAQERIDAWAQLNSIPGQFTGSTGVQVLTQEQLANTGAQAWIKKDQFLRAAPVTGGMGAVLMRKMGWREGEGLGKNKEGNKEPILVDFKTDRKGLVAVGERAQKRSGNFSAAMKDLSGESKHPVSALMEICNKRRWQPPEFLLVHDSGPDHRKHFLFRVLINGSAYQPSFASPNKKHAKATAATVVLQAMGLVPKDLMANATCFRSASRR from the exons ATGGCCGCCAACATCGAGCAGATCTTCAGGTCCTTCGTCGTCAGCAAATTCCGGGAGATCCAGCAGGAGCTGTCCAG TGGAAGAGTTGAAGGCCAGCTGAATGGTGAAACAAGCCCACCCGTGGAAGGAAATCCTTCAGGTGATGAAGCTGCTTGTGCCAGGAACCTACCAAATGAGGAAATCGTGCAGAAAATAGAAGAAGTACTAACTGGGGTCCTGGATACAGAGCTACGATGTAAACCAG aCGTAAAAGAGGCCTCGAGGAAAAGTAGATGCGTCTCTGTGCAGACAGACCCTACAGATGAGATTCCAACCAAAAAGGCAAAGAAACATAAAAAgcacaaaaacaaaaagaagaaaaagaagaaagagaaagagaaagagaaaaagtatAAAAGACAGCCAGAAGACTCTAAGCCGAAATTGCAAGTACATCATGCCGGGGAGCCCGGTGTAGAGTCTGATCCTTATTTGAAGTTTGATTCTGAGTCCCCAGTGATGGCACCGGCTCATTCTGGCAAAGCCCTTGGGCTCCCCGAGCCCCCCGCGGAGCCAGCGATGGCCCCGGGACTGAGCGAGCCCCTCCCGGGGCCTCTCGAAGCTCCCGAAGCAACAATGGAGGTGTCAGAGCCACCCCTGAAGGAAGGCACGAAGTCCTCGGCAACGACAACGGAGCCGTCGGAGCCGCCCGTCCCGGGAACCCCAGGGTTCCTTTGGGCGGAGCACCTGGAACCCCGGCCTGCGGAACTCGCAGCTGCCGCGACCCCGAGGTTGTCGGAGCTACACGGGACTATCTCTCTGGAGCAGTATGCCAGCCCCGTGCCGAAACCTCCAGAGCCGACGCCGGAAGAAAGGATGACCGAGGGGCCGGCGCCTCCGGCGTTGGAGCCATCCGAGTCCTTGGAGACGGCGCCAGAGACCCCACTGGAGGCGTTGCCCGGGCCATCCGTGGGAACGCCGGAGCAGCTGCCAGGGGTCGTGACGCTCGAGTTTCCGGAACCGCCCGCGGCGGCGACACCTCAGGAGTTGGCAGAACCACCAGCTGGGTCAGGCCCGGAGGCGCTGGGGCCGCCCGCGACCACGGCGCTGGAGCCTCCGGGGCCGCCCGCGGTGGCGGTGCCGGAGTGGGTGGGGCCGCCGGCGACCGTGGCgctggagtgggcggggccgCCCTTGACCCAAGCGCTGGAGTTGCCGGGGCCGCCCGCGACAACAGTGCTGGAGTTGGCAGGGTTTCCCGCGACGCGAGCGCCGGGATCGCCGGAGCCGCCCGTGACGAGAGAGCCGGGGTCGCCGGAGCCGCCCGTGATGATGGAGCTGGGGTCGCCGGAGCCGCCCGCGATGATGGAGGTGGGGTCGCCGGAGCCGCCGGCGATGACGGAGCCGCCCGCGGTGCTGGGGGCGCCGGGGCTGCCCGCGACAGCGGCGCTGGGGTCGCCGGGGTCGCCCGCGACAACGGCGCTGGGGTCGCCGGGGCCTCCCGCGACTCCGGCGCTGGAGTCGTCACTGTACACGCCTGTGCTTCCTATGTCAGTGGAGACGTCCCAGGAGGTCCCAGAGCCACCTGCAACCGCGCCGGCATCGGCCCAGGAGTCGCCAGGGCTGCCCTCGGCGGCGACGGCCGGGTTGGAGTTGCCGGGGCAGCCCTGGGAGCCGGTGGGCGGGTCGGAGTCGCCGGGGCCGCCCTCGGCTCCGGCGGCCTGGCAGCCCTCGGCGGCGGTGGCTGGGTTGGAGTCGCCGGGGCAGCCCCCGGCGACGACGGCCGGGCCGGAGTTGCCCGGGCTGCCCGCGGCGCCGACGGGGTTGGAGGCGGCGGGGCAGCCCGAGGCGGCGGCAGGGTTGGAGGCGCCGGGGCCGCCCGCGGTGACCACCACGGCGCCGGAGCTGCCGGGGCCGCCCGCGGTGACGACCACGGCCCCGGAGTTGCCGGGGCCGCCCGCGGTGACGACCACGGCGCTGGAGGCATCGGGGCTGCCGGCGGCAACGACAGCCGGTGCGCTGGTGCTGGAGTTGCCGGGGCAGCcctcggcggtggcggcggcggcggcgacgacgtCGGAGCCGACCGCAATGACCCTGTCCGAGTCCCCGGAGCCGCCCGAGACGACGGCGCTGGAGTCATACTGTACGGTAGCCCAGGTGCTGCCGGCCACGTTAGTTGGGGAGACTTCTGCTTCAGTAGCGGTGGATTCCATGATGGCCACAGAGTCCCATATGTTAGTGTCCAATACCCTGGAGTCCCATATGTTAGCGTCCAGCTCCATGGACTCCCATATGTTAGCGTCCAGCACCATGGACTCCCAGATGTTAGCGTCCAGCACCATGGACTCCCAGATGCTGGCGTCCAGCACCATGGACTCCCAGATGCTAGCGTCCAGCACCATGGACTCCCAGATGCTAGCGTCCAGCACCATGGACTCCCAGATGCTGGCGTCCGGCGCCATGAGCTCCCATATGTTAGCCACTAGCAGCATGAGCTCCCAGATGCTGGCCACCAGCTCCATGGACTCCCAGATGTTAGCCACCAGCTCCATGGACTCCCAGATGTTGGCCACCAGCTCCATGGACAGCCAGATGTTGGCCACCAGCTCCATGGACAGCCAGATGTTAGCCACCAGCTCCATGGACACCCAGATGCTAGCGTCCAGCTCCATGGACTCCCAGATGTTAGCCTCTAGCTCCATGGACCCCCAGATGTTAGCCTCGGGCACCATGGACCCCCAGATGTTGGCGTCGGGCACCATGGACGCCCACATGTTGGCGTCCGGCACCATGGACGCCCACATGTTGGCGTCGGGGGCCATGGACTCCCAGATGCTGGCCTCCAGCACCCCGGAGTCCTCCATGCTAGGGTCTAGCCGGCTGGCCCAGGATCCCTATAGGCTAGCCCAGGATCCTTATCGGTTAGCCCAGGACCCCTACCGGCTCGCTCAAGACGCCTACAGGTTAGGCCACGACCCCTACAGGGTAGGGCACGACCCCTATAGGCTAGCCCCCGACCCCTACAGGATGGCTGCCAGGCCCTATAGACTCTCCTCTAGACCCTACAGGATGGTCCCTCGGCCCTACAGATTAGCTCCCAGACCCCTCTTGTCAGCGTACAGGCGCTCTATGATGATGTCCTACGCCGCCGACCGCTCCATGATGTCCCCCTACGAGCGCTCCATGATGTCGGCCTACGAGCGCTCCATGATGTCCCCCATGGCGGAGCGCTCCATGATGTCCGCCTACGAGCGCTCCATGATGTCGGCCTACGAGCGCTCCATGATGTCGCCCATGGCCGAGCGCTCCATGATGTCGGCCTACGAGCGCTCCATGATGTCGGCCTACGAGCGCTCCATGATGAGCCCCATGAGCGCCGACCGCTCCATGTCGTCCTACGCCGCCGCCGACCGCTCCATGATGTCGTCCTACGCCGCCGCCGACCGCTCCATGATGTCGTCCTACGCCGACCGCTCCATGATGTCGTCCTACGCCGACCGCTCCATGATGTCCTACGCCGAGTCCTACGCCGATTCCTACATGGtgcccccgctgccccccgaAGAGCCGCCCACGATGCCGCCGCTGCCGCCCGAGGAACCCCCGATGACTCCGCCGCTGCCCCCCGAAGAGCCACCCGAGGGGGCGGAGTTGGCCGCCGAGGGGCTGGCCCTGACTGCCGAGATGCAGGCCTTGCCCGCCGAGGGGCTGGCGGGGGCCGAGATGCCGCCGTTACCCGCGGAGGAGCTGGCGTCGACAGAGGCGCGGGCGTTCGCCGCAGAAGGCCCGGCTGAGGCGGCGTTGGCCCCCGAGGGCCCCGTGACCGAGATGTTGGCGTTTGCCACCGAGGGGTCGGTCTACCCGACGTCCACCGAGGGGCCCGCGTTGCCGGCAGAGATGCCGCCGCTGCCCCCCGAGTCGCCCGTGCCGACCGAgaggccccctctgccccccgaggGGTCTCTGCTGCCGACCGAGCCGCCCCCTCTACCCACCGAGCCGCCCGAGATGCCGCCTCTGCCCACAGAAGGGCCGCCGCCCGCCGAGATGCCACCGTTGCCCGCGGAGGAGCCCGCGCCGCCGACCGAGATGCCGCCGTTGCCCGCGGAGGGGCCCGAGATGCCGCCGTTGCCCGCGGAGGGGCCCGAGATGCCGCCGTTGCCCGCGGAGGGGCCCGAGATGCCGCCTCTGCCCTCGGAGGCGCCCGGGCTGCCGTCCGAGATGCCGCCGTTGCCCAGCGAGGGGTCCGGGCTGTCGGCCGGGATGCCGCCCTTGCCTCCCGAGGCACCCGCGTTGCCGATCGAGATGCCGTCGTGGCCGACGGCGGGGCCTCCCGCCTTGCCGAGCGAGGGGCCGGCGTTACCCCCTAAAGAACTAACGTGGCAAGAGTTGACCTCGCCTCCCGAGCCTCCCCCACTGCCAGCCGAATGCTCCGAATACCCGTCGCTGCCTCCGCAACCTTCGGGAGAAGCGCCCGAGTTGCCGGTGCCGTCGTCGGGACCCACTGGTGCGGTCAGGGAGCCGCGGTCTCCGACGACGTCCGGGGCTCCAGAAAGTGACGGACCACCCCCGCCACCGGAAAGTACAGTCCAGGTGCCCCAGACCACCAGCGGGTCGCCGGAACTCTCCCTCGCCTCCCAAACCGCTGGACCGGAGGGCGAGGCTCCCGTGAGTGCCCCCGAGCCCGCGGTGGCCCCGGGGCCTCTCGAGGCATCGGAACCGGGGGAGGGCTCCGGACCCGTTCTCCGGGCACCGGAGCCCGCCACGGCGTCGTCGTCGGAGACCCCGGTGAGAGGAACGGATTCCGCCTCCTCCGGAGCGGGCGATTTCACGGCGGAGACCGGCCAGTCGGCCGACGGGGAggggctccccctccccgttCAGTCCCGTGAAGAGCTCTGCGCCAGCGAGAGCCTGTCCCTTGCGGGCGGGCCCTGCGGACCCGCGACGTCGGAAGCGAACGCCCCCCTCGCCGCCCAAGAGACCGAGCACGGCGCCATATCCACCACCTGCGCCGAGGCCGTCAGCGAGGCCCACGCCCCGAAGTCGTTTCCCGCCGGCGAGGCGGGAGAGCCCGGGGAATCGTTGGCCATCTCCTCCAGTGTCGTCGACGGAGCCGGGCCGGTGGTCGCCGCCGGCCCTCGAGTGGATAAGGCGGGCGAGGCGGGGGCGCCCGTTCCAGAGACTGAACCGGCCCCGGCCGGCGAGGCCGGTCCGGAGGAGCCTCTGCCGTCTCAGGAGATTGAGAACGACATGGTCATCTCCACGAGCCCCGCCGGTGGGAGTGAGATTGACATCGAGCTCCCTTTGCCCCCTAAAGACGTTGACGCGGAGGCCCTGCCGGCCGACGGCCAGCCGGCCGAGCCCGCCGCCGCCGTCGGAGGGCTTCCGTCGGCCAAAGAGCCGGCCGACGGCCCGGCGGTGGCGTCCAGCTCCAGCGACTGCTGCGGAGCGGaggcgccggccccgccccccgccccgcccggcgAGCGGGACTCGGTGTTCGGCCTCGGCGCCGGCGATTTTAACGAACTGGAGCTCATGAGGCCTCTCCTCCCTAAGGACATGGAACGAGCCGCGGCGTTGGCCGCCAGCGTCGGGTTTTTGGGCGCCGGCGTCTCCGGCCCGCTGCCCCCCGTCCCCATGGGCCCCAGCCTCCCCGAGCGAGCCGACGAGTCTTCTTCCTCCGACGAGAAGGACGACTACGAGATCTTCGTGAAGGTTAAGGACACGCACGAGAAGAGCAAGCGCCACAAGAGCCGGGATAAGGGCGAGAAAGAGTCCAAGAAATCCAAGAAGAGCCGGTCGCGGTCCCATTCCAAGTCCAAGAAGCGGAAGCGGTCATCCCGGTCCGACTCGGCTTCCCGAGAGGCGACCTCGAAGAGAGGCAGGTCTCGGAGCCGAAACCACTCGAGTTCCCGAAAGAAACATTCCACGACGGACAACAAGTCCCGCTCGAGGTCCGTGGACAAAAAGGAGAGCCTCGAGTCCTCCCTGAGGTCTCGGAGCAAGCGCTCCAAGTCTTCCGAGCACAAGTCGCGCCGGCGGGCCAGCGAGTCCCGCTCCCGGGCCCGGAAGAAATCTTCCAAGTCCAAGTCGCCGCACCGGTCCCAGTCGCGCTCGCGGTCCCGGTCCAGGCGCCGGAGGCGGAGCAGCCGGTCGCGGTCCAAGTCGCGGGGCCGGCGGTCCTCGTCCAAGGAGAAACGGAGGCGCTCCCCCAAGGCCCGCTCCAAGTCGAGGGAGAGGAAGCGGAAGCGGTCCAGCTCCAAGGAGAACCGCAAAGCCGGGCGGGCCCGGAGCCGCAGCCCCAGCCCCGGCCGGCGGCGGCGGTCCCGCTCggcggggaggaggcggagcCCCAGCCCGTCCCCGGCCCGCCGCAGCCGCAGCCGCAGCCGCAGCCGCAGCCCCGCCCGCCGCAGCCGCAGGTCCCGCTCGCCCCCCAGGAGACGCAGCTTCAGCATCTCCCCCGTCCGGCTGAGGCGGTCGCGGACCCCCCTGAGGAGGCGCTTCAGCAGATCCCCCCTCCGCCGAAAACGGTCCCGCTCGTCCGAGAGGGGCAGATCGCCGCCCAAACGGCTGACCGATTTAG ATAAGGCCCAGCTTCTGGAAATAGCCAAAGCTAATGCAGCGGCAATGTGCGCCAAGGCTGGTGTGCCCTTGCCGCCAAGCTTGAAACCTGCTGCCCCGCCGCCGACAGTGGAAGAGAAAGTGGCCAAAAAGTCAGGAGGCGCGACAATAGAAGAGCTCACGGAG AAATGCAAGCAGATCGCTCAGAGTAAAGAAGACGACGACGAGATAGTGAACAAGCCTCACGTttcggacgaggaggaggaggaacgccCTTTCTACCATCACCCCTTTAAACTAAATGAACCCAAGCCCATTTTCTTCAACCTAAAC ATTGCTGCCGCCAAGCCCACCCCACCCAAGAATCAGGTAACGTTGACAAAAGAATTCCCCGTGTCGTCTGGCTCCCAACATCGGAAGAAGGAAGCGGACAGCGTGTACGGCGAGTGGGTTCCGGTGGAGAAAGAcggggaggagagcaaagacGACGATAATGTCTTCAGCAGCAATTTGCCTACTGAG